The Siniperca chuatsi isolate FFG_IHB_CAS linkage group LG12, ASM2008510v1, whole genome shotgun sequence genome has a segment encoding these proteins:
- the zgc:162780 gene encoding putative methyltransferase DDB_G0268948, with amino-acid sequence MAYRLFEGKKHASSYWKYRISPSDHLIQQVLDFLEKQKGRPFELAVDVGCGSGQGTVLLAKHFASVVGTDVSPAQLEVALQHAKEPNITYRQCVAEELPFADSSVDLVTAMSAFHWFDRPRFLQEAHRVLKPHGCLALLNYTIDMELDYPDCFSHALNQVCKEFYAALQPYRSPHLGPSSAELYWEAYQSIPYPDKEWQDCVWVKRPMPLSSYMGLVESFSNYQTLLRDDPQKATRLSQDISHRLMSVMRVTSLETEVVVAVKYFYLLTCKPQEA; translated from the exons ATGGCTTACCGTCTGTTTGAAGGCAAGAAGCACGCTTCTTCCTACTGGAAGTATAGGATCTCTCCATCAGATCATCTAATACAACAGGTTCTCGACTTCCTGGAAAAACAG AAAGGTCGTCCCTTTGAGCTTGCAGTGGATGTGGGTTGCGGCTCAGGACAGGGCACAGTGCTGCTTGCCAAACACTTTGCTTCTGTGGTGGGGACAGACGTTAGTCCTGCCCAACTGGAAGTGGCTTTGCAGCATGCTAAAGAGCCAAACATTACATATAG ACAGTGTGTGGCCGAGGAGCTGCCTTTTGCTGACAGCTCAGTGGACTTGGTGacagccatgtctgccttccaCTGGTTTGACCGGCCACGCTTTCTCCAGGAGGCCCACAGAGTCCTGAAACCCCATGGCTGCTTGGCTCTGCTCAACTACACCATTGACATGGAGCTCGACTACCCTGACTGCTTCTCGCATGCACTCAACCAAGTCTGCAAAGAG TTTTATGCAGCCTTGCAACCTTACCGCAGTCCCCACCTTGGTCCCAGCTCTGCTGAGTTATACTGGGAGGCCTATCAATCCATCCCTTACCCTGACAAGGAGTG GCAAGACTGTGTGTGGGTGAAAAGGCCCATGCCTCTTTCCAGCTACATGGGGTTGGTAGAGTCTTTCTCGAACTATCAGACCCTGCTGAGAGATGATCCGCAGAAAGCCACCAGACTCTCCCAGGACATCTCTCACAG GTTGATGTCCGTAATGAGGGTGACCTCTTTGGAGACAGAGGTGGTGGTGGCTGTGAAGTATTTCTACCTTCTGACCTGCAAACCTCAGGAAGCCTGA